From Pseudarthrobacter equi, a single genomic window includes:
- a CDS encoding GNAT family N-acetyltransferase, whose protein sequence is MISMSSIWPLFDLQLTTPRLELRPITDQDIPAAVDAARSGIHDAARSPFSTPWTELPDDELGPNMARWYWRCRGGFSPEDWTLLLGIWHEGQFIGCQDVGAKDFALLKTVSTGSWLKQSAQGRGLGAEMRAAVVLWAFDWLGADVAESEAADWNAASLGVSRILGYELNGTTRQAWGTQVETVQKVRVTPATFKRPDWTLQVEGHEAAAKFLNVT, encoded by the coding sequence ATGATTAGCATGAGCTCCATCTGGCCGCTATTCGACCTGCAACTGACCACTCCCCGGCTGGAGCTCCGGCCCATCACGGATCAGGACATCCCCGCAGCCGTCGACGCCGCCCGCAGCGGCATCCACGACGCCGCCAGGAGCCCGTTCAGCACGCCATGGACAGAACTGCCCGACGACGAGCTTGGCCCGAACATGGCCCGCTGGTACTGGCGATGCCGCGGCGGGTTCAGTCCGGAAGACTGGACACTGCTCCTGGGCATCTGGCACGAGGGGCAGTTCATCGGCTGCCAGGACGTGGGCGCCAAGGACTTCGCACTGTTGAAAACCGTCTCCACCGGATCGTGGCTCAAGCAGTCCGCCCAGGGCCGGGGGCTCGGCGCAGAGATGCGTGCCGCCGTCGTGCTCTGGGCCTTCGACTGGCTGGGCGCCGACGTCGCCGAATCCGAAGCCGCGGACTGGAACGCAGCCTCCCTCGGCGTCTCCCGCATCCTCGGCTACGAGCTGAACGGAACCACCCGCCAAGCCTGGGGCACGCAGGTCGAGACAGTCCAGAAAGTCCGGGTCACGCCAGCCACCTTCAAGCGCCCCGACTGGACCTTGCAGGTAGAAGGCCACGAAGCAGCGGCCAAGTTCCTGAACGTCACCTGA
- a CDS encoding prepilin peptidase, which yields MIGRLGDLWLDTPLAFWLVLAACLYFAVMAVRLTVIDVRHHLLPNRIVFPSYGVAGVLLLAAVATVLVAGADAAAVPDGGARLFGLPGGRVLAGGAVLWLFYFVLRLVYPPGMGFGDVKLAGVLGMYLGYLGWGHVFAGTFAAFLLGGLWSLGLLATRRGSLKSAIPFGPFMLAGTAAVMLLLPAA from the coding sequence GTGATCGGACGACTCGGCGACCTGTGGCTGGACACCCCCCTCGCGTTCTGGCTGGTGCTGGCGGCATGCCTCTACTTTGCGGTGATGGCAGTCCGCCTCACGGTGATCGATGTCCGCCACCACCTCCTGCCCAACCGGATCGTTTTCCCCTCCTATGGGGTGGCCGGGGTGCTCCTGCTCGCCGCGGTGGCTACTGTCCTGGTGGCAGGGGCGGACGCTGCGGCCGTACCCGACGGCGGTGCCAGGCTTTTCGGCCTGCCCGGCGGCCGTGTCCTCGCCGGGGGAGCGGTGCTGTGGCTGTTCTACTTCGTCCTCCGCCTGGTGTATCCGCCCGGCATGGGATTCGGTGATGTGAAGCTCGCCGGCGTACTTGGCATGTACCTCGGCTACCTCGGCTGGGGGCACGTGTTCGCCGGAACGTTCGCAGCCTTCCTCCTGGGCGGCCTGTGGAGCCTCGGACTGCTCGCCACCCGCCGCGGCAGCCTCAAATCCGCCATTCCTTTCGGCCCGTTCATGCTGGCCGGCACCGCCGCCGTGATGCTCCTGCTGCCTGCCGCCTGA
- a CDS encoding NUDIX hydrolase gives MAAPEFILKLREKIGHDPLWIPAVRGVVVNDDGHILLGQRSDNGRWALISGLLDPGEHPGPGLVREIFEETAVVAETERMVSVGVSGPVTFPNGDVCDFLDIVFRCRHVSGEPRVNDDESLAVGWFPLDGLPDIRPRDLESIERALAPHDAVHYEP, from the coding sequence ATGGCAGCGCCCGAATTCATCCTCAAACTCCGTGAAAAAATAGGCCACGACCCCCTCTGGATTCCTGCAGTACGGGGTGTGGTGGTCAATGACGACGGGCACATCCTGCTGGGGCAGCGATCGGACAACGGTCGGTGGGCCCTGATTTCGGGCCTGCTGGATCCGGGGGAGCACCCGGGCCCCGGCCTGGTGCGGGAAATCTTCGAGGAGACAGCGGTGGTGGCAGAGACCGAGCGCATGGTTTCCGTCGGTGTCTCCGGCCCGGTCACCTTCCCCAACGGGGATGTGTGCGACTTCCTGGACATCGTGTTCCGGTGCCGCCACGTGTCCGGCGAGCCCCGGGTCAACGATGACGAATCCCTTGCCGTGGGCTGGTTCCCCCTCGATGGCCTTCCGGACATCCGGCCGCGGGACCTGGAGAGCATCGAACGTGCGCTGGCGCCCCATGACGCCGTCCATTACGAGCCCTGA
- a CDS encoding MDR family MFS transporter: MSTATATPPAGPLLLTQKRIWIIFSALIAGMLLSSLDQTIVSTAMPTIVGKLGGVEHQAWITTAYLLATTIVMPIYGKFGDILGRRNLFLVAIALFTLASLGCALATDFWGFVIFRAIQGLGGGGLMILSQAIIADIVPAKDRGKYMGPLGAIFGLSAVAGPLLGGFFVDHLTWEWAFYINIPVGLAAFAIAWFALTLPNKKAEKRIDVLGVVLLSVATTCLIFFTDFGGKKDEGWDSPLTWAFGAGLLVSAAAFVFVERRAEDPIIPLSLFRNRIFINATAIGFTLGLGMFSAIAFVPTFLQMSSGTSAAESGLLMLPMMAGLMGTSIYSGIRISKTGKYKMFPILGAALTMAAMLWMTTLAASTPIWVICVQLFVFGAGLGLIMQVVVLVVQNSVPAEQIGTATSTNNYFREVGAAMGVAIFGSLFTTRLSESLTSAFTGAGASAEQASQSTSTLDPQAMNQLPEQLRDAIVNAYADSLAPVFWYLVPFIAIALLLAITLKQIPLSDTAGMVARGEAVGGEEAERLAAGLPGVSAGQHTPAGDAGDAAMARDDDGELVSQGR, encoded by the coding sequence ATGAGTACCGCAACCGCCACACCGCCGGCAGGGCCCCTGCTGCTGACCCAAAAACGCATCTGGATCATCTTCTCGGCCCTGATCGCCGGAATGCTGCTGTCCAGCCTCGACCAGACCATCGTCTCCACCGCCATGCCCACCATCGTGGGCAAGCTCGGCGGCGTGGAACATCAGGCCTGGATCACCACCGCATACCTGCTGGCCACCACCATCGTGATGCCCATCTACGGGAAATTCGGTGACATCCTGGGGCGGCGCAACCTGTTCCTGGTGGCCATCGCCCTGTTCACCCTCGCCTCGCTGGGCTGCGCGCTGGCCACGGACTTCTGGGGCTTCGTCATCTTCCGCGCCATCCAGGGGCTGGGCGGCGGCGGACTCATGATCCTTTCCCAGGCCATCATCGCGGACATCGTTCCGGCCAAGGACCGCGGCAAGTACATGGGCCCGCTGGGCGCCATCTTCGGCCTGTCCGCCGTGGCCGGTCCGCTGCTGGGCGGCTTCTTCGTGGACCACCTCACCTGGGAATGGGCCTTCTACATCAACATCCCCGTTGGCCTGGCCGCCTTCGCCATCGCCTGGTTCGCCCTGACGCTGCCGAACAAGAAGGCTGAGAAGCGGATCGATGTCCTGGGCGTTGTGCTGCTCTCCGTCGCCACCACCTGCCTGATCTTCTTCACCGACTTCGGCGGCAAGAAGGACGAGGGCTGGGATTCACCCCTCACCTGGGCCTTCGGCGCCGGCCTGCTGGTGTCCGCTGCCGCGTTTGTCTTCGTGGAGCGCCGTGCGGAAGACCCCATCATCCCGCTGAGCCTGTTCCGCAACCGCATCTTCATCAACGCCACCGCCATCGGCTTCACCCTGGGCCTGGGCATGTTCTCGGCCATCGCGTTCGTTCCCACGTTCCTGCAGATGTCCTCCGGCACCTCCGCCGCCGAGTCCGGGCTGCTCATGCTCCCCATGATGGCCGGTCTGATGGGTACCTCCATCTACTCGGGCATCCGGATTTCCAAGACTGGCAAGTACAAGATGTTCCCCATCCTGGGCGCTGCGCTCACGATGGCCGCCATGCTCTGGATGACCACCCTGGCCGCGAGCACACCCATCTGGGTGATCTGCGTGCAGCTGTTCGTCTTCGGCGCCGGGCTGGGCCTGATCATGCAGGTAGTAGTCCTGGTGGTGCAGAATTCCGTGCCGGCGGAGCAGATCGGCACCGCCACCAGCACCAACAACTACTTCCGCGAGGTGGGCGCCGCCATGGGCGTGGCGATTTTCGGATCCCTGTTCACCACCCGCCTGTCCGAGTCGCTGACCAGCGCTTTCACCGGTGCGGGCGCATCGGCCGAGCAGGCATCGCAGTCCACCAGCACCCTGGACCCGCAGGCCATGAACCAGCTCCCGGAACAGCTGCGGGACGCCATCGTCAATGCCTACGCTGATTCGCTGGCCCCGGTGTTCTGGTACCTGGTGCCGTTCATCGCCATTGCCCTGCTGTTGGCCATCACCCTCAAGCAGATCCCGCTGTCCGATACGGCCGGCATGGTGGCCCGCGGCGAAGCCGTCGGCGGCGAGGAAGCTGAGCGGCTGGCCGCCGGCCTGCCCGGCGTTTCCGCAGGGCAACATACTCCCGCCGGGGACGCCGGCGACGCGGCCATGGCACGGGACGACGACGGCGAGCTGGTCTCGCAGGGCCGCTGA